Genomic segment of Sulfitobacter sp. OXR-159:
CGCCGTTGATCTGAGTATCGCGGCCCTTGGTATGCTCCAGCCACCAGTCCATGCGTTCGACCAGTTTGCGGCCCACCTCTTCGCTGCGGGCGCGGCGGGTCAGGAGGTGTTCGACGCCGAAAATCTCGGGCGTCTCCGACAGGATCGCCGTGCCGCCGTTGCGCACGAGGATATCCGCCGCAGCCCCAAGCCCGGGGTTGGCCGACAGACCCGAAAGCCCGTCCGACCCGCCGCATTGCATTCCGATGGTGATATGCTCTGCCGAACAGGGTTCGCGCCGCACGGCATTGGCCTGATCCAACATCTCGCGCACGGCGTCCTTGCCATCGGCAATCGCGCGGGCCGTGCCGCCGACGTGCTGCATGGTGATGGTGCGCAGCATCTTGCCCTCGGCCAGTCCTTCCTCCTCAAAGAACTGCGCCAAATTGTTGCGCTCGCACCCCAGCGACAGGACCACGGCCCCGGCCAGATTGGGGTGGCGGATATAGCCCGAAAGCGTGCGGCGCAGCAGGTCCATCGGCTCGCCCGTGAGCTCCATTCCGCAGCCGGATTCGTGGATGAAGGGGATCACCCCGTCGACATTCTCCCATGCCTCCATCCGCTCTTCGTCGAAGTAGTTGGCAATCTTGCGCGCCACAGTGGCTGAGCAGTTCACGGTGACGAAAAGCCCGATGTAATTGCGCGTGCCCACGCGGCCATTCGCGCGGCGGATGCCCATGAACTGGGCGCGCTCTTGCGGTGGCAGCAGCTTGGTCGGGGTATAGTCGCGGGCAAAGGCATAGTCTTTGTCAACCGCATCGAATTTGATGTTATGGCTGTGCAGCCAATCGCCTGCGGCAATATCCTCTGCCGCGTAGCCGATCACCGTGTCGAATTTCAGGATCGGGGCACCGCGTTGGATCGGGCGGATCGCAATCTTGTGACCTTGGGGCGTATCGTGGTTGGCACGCAGCCCGTCTTGCGGCAATACCGCGCCTTGGGGCACCGCCGAGGTCGCCACGACCACGTTATCCGTCGGTGACAGCAGCATCACCTTTGCGCGTCTGTCCTCTTGCATGGTCTGGCTGTCCATCGGATGCTCCCCCCAGGGTGTCGAAAAAACCGCTTCGGTAAGATGTCATTAACTGATATATTAGATTTAATAGCTATGGAAGAGCCCACATGACCTTATCGAACAAACCTTCAGCACAGAGTGCGCAGACCCTCGCCAAAAGCATTTTGGGCGGCGGGGCCGATCAGGGTCTCTTCGAGGGTGGGCCGACGGGGCGCGGGGTTTATGCCACGTTGCGTGATCAGATTGTCCGGCTCGACCTACCGCCCGGCACCCCGCTTTTGCGTGCCGAATTGGCCGAAACCCATGGGGTGAGCCTGACCCCCTTGCGCGATGCGCTGCAGCAGCTTGCCAAAGAGGGGTTGGTCAAAATCTACCCGCAATCGCGCACGTTGGTGACGCCAATCGACATGTCCGCGATCCGCGAAGCGCAGTTCATGCGCATCGCGCTAGAGACCGAAGTCGTGCGCCGTTTGGCCGCCGAGATCGCGCCCGAAGCCCTGACCCGTCTGCGCAGCATCGTCGCCCTGCAAAGCAGCATCTCGGACCAACCCGGCGACGTGCCGACTTTTCAGGAGTTGGACGAAGTATTCCACCAGACCCTCTTTGTGGCAGCAGGCCACGTGCAAAGCCAGCGCATCATGCGCAGCCACGCGGGCCATCTGGAACGACTGCGCCGCCTGCATCTGGATGACATTGATGAGGCGGGGCGCATCCTGAACAACAAGGACGTGATCGGCGGCCACAGCCGGATCCTTGATGGGATCGAAGCGGGCGATGCGCCTGCGGCGATGGAGGCGCTGCGCCAACACCTGCAACGCACTGTTGACCGCATGACCGAGAAACGGGCGGCTTTCCCGGAGTATTTCACTCCGGAAAAGCCTTGATTCAGCGGTTGTTGGCCTTGCGCCATTCCGCGAACCTATCGAGGTTTTCCTGCTTGGTGCCCGGATAAAGCCCGATGATCCCCGCGCCGCCTTTGACCTCCTCAACGACGAAATCCTCATAGGCCGTCATCTCTACCGCCTCATCCGCGACCTCTTCGGCGATATCTGCGGGGATGATGATCACGCAGTCGTCGTCGCCCACCACGATATCACCGGGAAAGACCGGCGCATCGCCGCAGCCGACGGGGCAGTTGATCTCTATCGCCTCATGGAGGGTCAGGTTCGTGGGGCTTGAGGGCCGCGCGTGGTAGGCAGGCATCTCGAGCGCGCCAATGGTCGCGGCATCACGCAGCCCGCCATCTGTCACCACCCCCGCCGCGCCGCGCATCATCAGACGGGTGATGAGGATATCCCCAGCACTCGCGGCACGCGCATCCTTACGGCTGTCCATCACCAGCACATGGCCCTCGGGGCAGGTCTCAATCGCGACGCGCTGCGGGTGCTCGGGGTTGCGAAATTCGACCAGTTGATTGCGATCCTCACGGGCGGGCATATAGCGCAGCGTGAACGCCGGGCCGACCATATTCTGCCCCTTTGCCGCGACCGGGCCGACCCCCTGCACCACCTGATTGCGCAGCCCGCGTTTATACAGCGCCGTGGCCAGCGTCGCGACCGAGACCGCCTTGAGTTTCTCGCGTAGTTCGGGGGTCATGCCCTCTCTCCCTTTAGTCCGTTGTCTGTTATGAATTGGTCCAGCACCGCCTGCTGCTGCTCCGTCAGCGGCCATGCGGAGGGCGGGCGGTGGTGTCTCGAATCTGGTGGAAATTCTCCGGCGGCGTTCTCCGAGCATGGGGATTTGGGCCTGATCAAGCCGCGAGGTCAAGGCTGATTGGAGCGATGGGCTGAGCCAAGGTTTCCCAACCGTCCACTTTCCGCATCTGGATCTGGCCCGATGCCATCAGCGCCCAAAGGAGCATCGGCACGGTTTCGGCGCAGGGCAGCACGGTCTGGGTCTTGATGCGGCGGCGGAACTCCTCGTTCAGGCGCTCAATGGCGTTTGTCGTCCGGGCCGATTTCCACTGCGATGGGTCCAGCCGCGTGAAGGTGAATAGCCGGTCACCGGCCTCTTCCAGGCTGTCCGCCACCGCGCGGCACTTCAGCCGCCATTTGCGCAGGAACGCCTTACGACGTTTGTCGATTTCGCCCGCATCGTCAGCATAGATCATGTCGCGGTAATCCTCGGTCAACTCGTCCTGCATGCGTTTCGGGGCGTGGCCGAGAAGATTGCGGTGCTTGTGAACGGTGCAGCGCTGGATCGGCAGGTCCTCGCCCCAGAGCGCGACGAGGGCGGCCTCAAGCCCTGGCGCGCCGTCGACAATGACAAATTCCGGTCGCTTCAGGCCACGCGCATCGAGATCGCCGAGAAACTCGGCCCAGGCAGCCTTGCTTTCACCGCCCATATTCATGATCGAAAGCAGCACCTTCTGCCCGTCCCGGCGTATGCCAATGGCCGCCAGCACCGAGATGTTCGTGGCGCGTCTGCCGATGCGTGTCTTGATCACCGTGCCGTCGAGGATCAGCCGGACGATGTCCTCATTGGCCAGATCGCGCGCGACCCAGGCGTCCCAGTCGACCTTCACCTTGCGCCAGGCCCGGCTGACCACGTCCTTGCTTACCGCGCCCTGAAACAGTCCATACAGTGCCCGCTTCACCCGTCGTGTGTTGGTGCCGGCCAGATAGACCGAAGCGATGAGGGCTTCAGCCTTCTTGGTCAGCCGCTGGTAGCGCGGCAGCGCCTTCGAGCGCCATTCCGTGGTCTTGCCAGCCTCATCGACGGCGCGGGCGCGCGGCACACTTATCGTCTCGGTCCCAAATGTGCCGATCAGCTGACGCTCCCGGTGGCCGTGCCGGTAGCCCGTGAGTTTGCCGGGGCGGCGATCATAACGGCAGCGCCCCAGAAACGCCTCCAGCTCCTCTTCGAAAACCGCCTCGATCGTAGCGCGGATATTCTCCCGCAAGCGATCCTCGATCGGATCATGGCCCGCTTCATTGGACAGTAGCGAAAGCGCGGCAGTGTCGGTATCGTTCTTCATGGCGTGATCTCCCTGGCGGTTGCTGCCGCCGGTTGGGTGGGTTCAAGTCACCCGGAGATTACGCCACCTTCGAATTTCCACCACCTTCGCGACACGACCGGGCGGGCGCGTGGGGCCGCAATCCTGTCCGATGGCCATCAGCGCCGCTTTGACGCCGGTGACATTGGTGCCGTTATGCTCTTCGGCGCGGATGTCCTCAAAGGCGCGCATGCTTGCGATGAGGCGGTTCGCCTCTGCGTAATTGCCTGCATCCAGTGCCGCGTGAATGGCGACCGACCGCTCGGGCCAGACGTTGATAAGGCCCGAGGTGAACCCCCGCGCCCCCACCGCATAGAGCGGCGGTGCCCAGACCTCGGCCAGCCCGCCGACCCAGACGATATCATCCGGCGCCGCCTCAATCGCGCGGGCAAGGTTCAAAGGGTTCGGCGTGGCCCATTTGACCCCCTTCACCCCCTCGACTTCGCACAACCGCGCGATGCCCTCAGGCCCCATCGCATCATTGCGCAGGTAAAGCATCACCGGCAGCCCGCCAGACGCATCCCGCACCGCGCGCACGTAGTCGACAGTGCCACGGGGGGAGACGAAGGGATCAGGCGGTTGGTGGATCATCAGCGCATCCGCGCCCGCCTTGGCACTTGCCTTGGCCAGTGCGCAGGCATCCCGAATGCCGCGCCCGACACCCGCAAGCAGCGGCGCGCGCCCGTCGACCAACTGCGCCACCTCCCGCACCATGGTGCAGGCCTCATCATTGGTCAGCGCGTAATATTCGCCGGTGTTGCCGTTCACGACCGGGATATGCACCCCGGCGGCGAGGGCGCGGTCGATGATCGGGGCCAGTTTGCGCGGCGCGATCTCTCCACCCGCGTCATAGGGCGTCACTAGGATGCCCGAGATGCCGGTGAGCGCTTTTGATAGATCATGTGTCATTGACGTACCCCTCAGAAAATATCCGGCTCACCCGCCGCTTGGCCGAAGGCCGCGGTGAGATAGTCAAAGTCGCAGCCCTGATCGGCCTGCCCCACATGGCGCTGGAACATATAGCCCCAGCCCCGCTCGAACCGTGGTTCGGGCGCTTTCCACGCGGCGCGGCGGGCGGCGAGTTCGTCCTCATCCACCAGCATGTCGAGGGTCCGCGCCTCAAGATCCATGCGCACGATGTCCCCCGTCTTCAGCAGCGCCAGCGGCCCACCCACGAAAGACTCCGGCGCGACATGCAGGATGCAAGCGCCATAAGAGGTGCCCGACATCCGCGCGTCTGAGATCCGCAGCATGTCGCGGTGGCCCTGTTTCAACAGCGCTTTCGGCATCGGCAACATCCCCCATTCCGGCATCCCCGGCCCGCCCTGTGGCCCTGCGTTACGCAGCACCAACACATGGTCCGGCGTTACGTCGAGGTTTTCGTCGTCAATCGCGGCCTTCATCTCCGGGTAGCTGTCAAAGACCAGCGCCAGGCCTTCGTGGTGGTGAAACTTCGGATCGCAGGCCGCCGGTTTGATCACCGCGCCATTGGGGCAAAGGTTGCCTTTGAGCACGGCCAGCGAGCCTTCCTTATAGACCGGGTTCGACAGGGGCCGGATCACGTCGTCATTATAGACAGGCGCATTCGCAATCCCCTCCTCCAGCGGTTTACCGGTGCAGGTGATGGCCGACCGGTCAAGCTTATCGCCCAGTTGATCCATCAGCGCCCGCAGACCGCCCGCGAAATAGAAATCCTCCATCAGGTATTCGCTGCTGCCTAAGGGGCGGATATTGGCGATGAGCGGCGTGGTGCGGCCCAGAGCATCAAGGTCGCTCAACTCCAGCGCCACCCCGGCGCGGCGTGCCATGGCCAGCAGGTGCACCACCGCATTGGTCGAACAGCCCGTCGCCATCGCCACCGTCGCTGCGTTTTGCACGGCGGCGGGGGTGATGATCTTGTCCGGCGTCAGGTCTTCCCAAACCATATCGACAATGCGCCGCCCGCAAGAGGCGCTCATCCGTTTGTGGCCCGCATCCGCGGCGGGGATCGAGGTCGCCCCCGGCAGGGTCAGCCCCATCGCCTCGGCAATCGCGGTCATGGTGGAGGCGGTGCCCATCGTCATGCAATGCCCATAAGACCGCGCAATGCCGCCCTCGACACCGACCCACTCCTCGGCCGAGATCGTGCCCGCGCGGCGCTCATCCCAGAACTTCCACGCATCCGAGCCCGAGCCGAGCGCACGGCCCGCGTAATTGCCGCGCAGCATCGGGCCGGCGGGCAGGAAGATAAACGGCACGCCCGCGCTGATCGCGCCCATGGTCAGCCCCGGCGTGGATTTGTCACAGCCGCCCATCAGCACCACACCGTCAAGCGGATGCGAGCGGATCGTCTCTTCGGTCTCCATCGCGATCATATTGCGATAGAGCATCGAGGTCGGCTTGGTGAAACTTTCGTCAATCGAGATCGTGGGGATCTCCAACCCCAACCCGCCGGCCTGCGCGATTCCCTTTTTCACGTCCTCCGCGCGGTCGCGGAAATGGAGGTGGCAGGGGTTCATCTCGGACCAAGTGTTCAGGATGCCGATCACAGGGCGGCCTTCCCAATCTTCGGGGCCCAGACCCATCTGCATCATGCGCGACCGATGTCCAAAGCTGCGCAGATCATCGGGGGCAAACCAGCGCGCGCTGCGCAGCTGATCGGCGTTTTTCTTGGTCTCGGTCATGGAATCCTCGCCAGCTAAAACATCATCGCAAAACGGGTGGAAAACACATCTTGCTCGAACTGATATATTACCGTATCACCCCAATTGTCGATACCATTTGAGGGGCGCGTTGCGAAAATGTCGGGAAAAACACTGAAACAAACGCTCCGGCCCGGCAGTCGTCTGTCGGGGTTTTGGCTCTCGCTCTGCTCTCCTACGGTGACAGAAATCGCCGCGGGCAGCGGGATCGATTGGCTGTTGCTGGACATGGAACATGCGCCGAATGACCTAAGCCAGATCACCGATCATCTGCGCGCCGCTACGAGT
This window contains:
- a CDS encoding dihydrodipicolinate synthase family protein, producing MTHDLSKALTGISGILVTPYDAGGEIAPRKLAPIIDRALAAGVHIPVVNGNTGEYYALTNDEACTMVREVAQLVDGRAPLLAGVGRGIRDACALAKASAKAGADALMIHQPPDPFVSPRGTVDYVRAVRDASGGLPVMLYLRNDAMGPEGIARLCEVEGVKGVKWATPNPLNLARAIEAAPDDIVWVGGLAEVWAPPLYAVGARGFTSGLINVWPERSVAIHAALDAGNYAEANRLIASMRAFEDIRAEEHNGTNVTGVKAALMAIGQDCGPTRPPGRVAKVVEIRRWRNLRVT
- a CDS encoding ribonuclease activity regulator RraA; this translates as MTPELREKLKAVSVATLATALYKRGLRNQVVQGVGPVAAKGQNMVGPAFTLRYMPAREDRNQLVEFRNPEHPQRVAIETCPEGHVLVMDSRKDARAASAGDILITRLMMRGAAGVVTDGGLRDAATIGALEMPAYHARPSSPTNLTLHEAIEINCPVGCGDAPVFPGDIVVGDDDCVIIIPADIAEEVADEAVEMTAYEDFVVEEVKGGAGIIGLYPGTKQENLDRFAEWRKANNR
- a CDS encoding GntR family transcriptional regulator, whose translation is MTLSNKPSAQSAQTLAKSILGGGADQGLFEGGPTGRGVYATLRDQIVRLDLPPGTPLLRAELAETHGVSLTPLRDALQQLAKEGLVKIYPQSRTLVTPIDMSAIREAQFMRIALETEVVRRLAAEIAPEALTRLRSIVALQSSISDQPGDVPTFQELDEVFHQTLFVAAGHVQSQRIMRSHAGHLERLRRLHLDDIDEAGRILNNKDVIGGHSRILDGIEAGDAPAAMEALRQHLQRTVDRMTEKRAAFPEYFTPEKP
- a CDS encoding IS256 family transposase; the protein is MKNDTDTAALSLLSNEAGHDPIEDRLRENIRATIEAVFEEELEAFLGRCRYDRRPGKLTGYRHGHRERQLIGTFGTETISVPRARAVDEAGKTTEWRSKALPRYQRLTKKAEALIASVYLAGTNTRRVKRALYGLFQGAVSKDVVSRAWRKVKVDWDAWVARDLANEDIVRLILDGTVIKTRIGRRATNISVLAAIGIRRDGQKVLLSIMNMGGESKAAWAEFLGDLDARGLKRPEFVIVDGAPGLEAALVALWGEDLPIQRCTVHKHRNLLGHAPKRMQDELTEDYRDMIYADDAGEIDKRRKAFLRKWRLKCRAVADSLEEAGDRLFTFTRLDPSQWKSARTTNAIERLNEEFRRRIKTQTVLPCAETVPMLLWALMASGQIQMRKVDGWETLAQPIAPISLDLAA
- a CDS encoding altronate dehydratase family protein, which produces MDSQTMQEDRRAKVMLLSPTDNVVVATSAVPQGAVLPQDGLRANHDTPQGHKIAIRPIQRGAPILKFDTVIGYAAEDIAAGDWLHSHNIKFDAVDKDYAFARDYTPTKLLPPQERAQFMGIRRANGRVGTRNYIGLFVTVNCSATVARKIANYFDEERMEAWENVDGVIPFIHESGCGMELTGEPMDLLRRTLSGYIRHPNLAGAVVLSLGCERNNLAQFFEEEGLAEGKMLRTITMQHVGGTARAIADGKDAVREMLDQANAVRREPCSAEHITIGMQCGGSDGLSGLSANPGLGAAADILVRNGGTAILSETPEIFGVEHLLTRRARSEEVGRKLVERMDWWLEHTKGRDTQINGVVSPGNQAGGLANVLEKSLGGAKKSGSTGLMEVYRYAEAVTQKGLVFMDTPGFDPVSATGQIAGGANLICFTTGRGSCFGSYPSPTIKLASNTPMFTKMRDDMDINCGTVIDGELSLEELGQAIFERILAIASGEQSKSEALGVGEEEFAPWPIGVTG
- the araD gene encoding L-arabinonate dehydratase, which gives rise to MTETKKNADQLRSARWFAPDDLRSFGHRSRMMQMGLGPEDWEGRPVIGILNTWSEMNPCHLHFRDRAEDVKKGIAQAGGLGLEIPTISIDESFTKPTSMLYRNMIAMETEETIRSHPLDGVVLMGGCDKSTPGLTMGAISAGVPFIFLPAGPMLRGNYAGRALGSGSDAWKFWDERRAGTISAEEWVGVEGGIARSYGHCMTMGTASTMTAIAEAMGLTLPGATSIPAADAGHKRMSASCGRRIVDMVWEDLTPDKIITPAAVQNAATVAMATGCSTNAVVHLLAMARRAGVALELSDLDALGRTTPLIANIRPLGSSEYLMEDFYFAGGLRALMDQLGDKLDRSAITCTGKPLEEGIANAPVYNDDVIRPLSNPVYKEGSLAVLKGNLCPNGAVIKPAACDPKFHHHEGLALVFDSYPEMKAAIDDENLDVTPDHVLVLRNAGPQGGPGMPEWGMLPMPKALLKQGHRDMLRISDARMSGTSYGACILHVAPESFVGGPLALLKTGDIVRMDLEARTLDMLVDEDELAARRAAWKAPEPRFERGWGYMFQRHVGQADQGCDFDYLTAAFGQAAGEPDIF